In one Silene latifolia isolate original U9 population chromosome 10, ASM4854445v1, whole genome shotgun sequence genomic region, the following are encoded:
- the LOC141607840 gene encoding uncharacterized protein LOC141607840: MSPKGHSIKGGYDWLSPAHDAPNWTALVWNNWNIPKHSMTTWLIMHEVMNLKSKLYRFGCYADDLCILCQRQPETVEHMFTNCVYTVRVQSQLVQWYGGSFLTVNNLIAVSRNSIQWKIKVAMFNAFNYSIWYQRNNARVNDWLLRPEIVAARIEEDIRRRVKSKCRAVDDQIVLI, encoded by the coding sequence ATGAGTCCTAAAGGACACTCTATCAAGGGTGGGTATGACTGGCTATCTCCTGCTCATGATGCCCCTAACTGGACTGCTCTTGTGTGGAACAACTGGAATATCCCAAAACACTCTATGACTACCTGGCTTATAATGCATGAAGTAATGAATCTGAAGAGTAAATTATACAGGTTTGGTTGCTATGCAGATGATCTGTGTATACTTTGTCAGAGACAGCCTGAAACTGTGGAGCACATGTTCACAAACTGTGTGTATACTGTCAGAGTTCAGTCCCAACTGGTACAGTGGTATGGTGGCTCTTTCCTTACTGTGAACAACTTGATTGCAGTCAGCAGGAATAGTATACAGTGGAAGATCAAGGTTGCCATGTTCAATGCCTTCAACTATTCCATTTGGTATCAAAGAAATAATGCTAGGGTTAATGACTGGTTGTTAAGACCTGAGATAGTTGCTGCTCGAATAGAGGAGGATATTAGGAGAAGAGTTAAATCGAAATGCAGGGCAGTTGATGACCAGATTGTCCTCATTTAG